In Candidatus Palauibacter australiensis, the DNA window TCGCCGCGCACGTGGTGACCGGCGCGCATGACCCGAGAATCCCGGTCGCAGCCGCGAGGCGCCTCGCCGCCCGCCTCGACTGCGGCTTCACCGTGTCACGCGACGGCGGCCACGTCCTCACCGAACAGCACCCCCGCCTCCTGACCCGCCTCCTCGGAGAACTCGCCACCGAGGTCCGGTTGTGATAACTACAATTTGTAGGGGCCCGGAGCGTTGGTCGTGGTCACTCACACCGAGCCGTGGGCGTATCCGTCTGATCTCCGCCCGCCCCGCGTCGCGGAAGGAAAGGAGAGTCTACCATGAGCGGACGTTACGATAAGCCCCTAACGCCCGAGCAGATTGCGGCGGTGAAGGACGAGAGCATCGACTTCAGCGACATCCCGGAACTGGACGAGGAATTCTGGGAGCGGGCGGAGCTTGTCGAACCCGATCTCACCGACCAGATCACGATGCGCGTCAAACGTTCCGTGCTGGCCTATTTCAAGGCTCCGGGAAGGGGCTACCAGACGCGAATGAACCGCGTGCTCGAGAGCTACGTGCGGCACAGGACGGGAGAATCCGCCGACACCGGAGAGGGCGCGAGCCGCTGACCGCAGCAGGCAACGGGGCTACGGGATCATCGTGCCTTGGGGGGCGGTTTCGGCCTTGGAGGAAGAGCCGAGGCCGAGTCCAACTCGTTCAAGGCGCGACGAGGCCAGCTATCGCCAGCAGCTTGTCGCGGAGTTCGATGGCAAGCACACGGCGCACTTCCCATGTATCGATGCCATGGTTGTACGCG includes these proteins:
- a CDS encoding BrnA antitoxin family protein, translating into MSGRYDKPLTPEQIAAVKDESIDFSDIPELDEEFWERAELVEPDLTDQITMRVKRSVLAYFKAPGRGYQTRMNRVLESYVRHRTGESADTGEGASR